A portion of the Streptomyces erythrochromogenes genome contains these proteins:
- a CDS encoding CinA family protein, with protein sequence MAQGRAGATGGRTLAAYALQLLAESDQTVAVAESLTGGMVAAEITAVPGASRSFRGSVTAYATEIKHRVLGVDAGLLEAEGAVNAQVAAEMAAGVRRVMGASWGIATTGVAGPDPQDGQPVGTVFVAVDGPGGRKTVRLRLNGSRAEIRRESARTVLELLADELRENARGQDTEQNGGI encoded by the coding sequence GTGGCGCAGGGGCGCGCCGGAGCGACCGGGGGGCGCACGCTCGCCGCGTACGCGCTCCAGCTGCTCGCGGAGAGTGACCAGACGGTGGCTGTCGCGGAATCCCTGACCGGCGGCATGGTCGCTGCCGAGATCACGGCCGTCCCCGGCGCCTCCCGGTCGTTCCGCGGGTCGGTCACGGCGTACGCGACGGAGATCAAGCACCGGGTCCTGGGAGTGGACGCGGGCCTGCTGGAAGCCGAAGGCGCGGTGAACGCCCAGGTCGCGGCGGAGATGGCGGCCGGTGTGCGCCGGGTGATGGGCGCGTCGTGGGGGATCGCGACGACCGGGGTGGCCGGCCCCGACCCGCAGGACGGGCAGCCGGTGGGCACGGTTTTCGTCGCCGTGGACGGTCCGGGGGGCAGGAAAACGGTCCGTCTGAGGTTGAACGGCTCCCGCGCGGAAATTCGTAGGGAGAGTGCACGGACAGTGCTCGAGCTTCTCGCGGACGAACTCCGCGAGAATGCGCGGGGGCAGGATACGGAACAGAACGGGGGGATTTGA
- the pgsA gene encoding CDP-diacylglycerol--glycerol-3-phosphate 3-phosphatidyltransferase, translating into MTGVPASAAGGTGRRPVPGAKLGAAAVNQASLWNIANILTMIRLVLVPGFVLLLLADGGYDPAWRAWAWAAFAVAMITDIFDGHLARTYNLVTDFGKIADPIADKAIMGSALICLSWLGDLPWWVTGLILGRELGITLLRFWVIRYGVIPASRGGKLKTLAQGTAVGMYVLALTGALATMRFWVMAIAVVLTVVTGLDYIRQAIVLRRQGLAAERAAR; encoded by the coding sequence ATGACCGGTGTCCCGGCATCTGCGGCGGGCGGGACCGGCCGCCGGCCCGTACCCGGCGCGAAGCTGGGGGCCGCGGCGGTCAATCAGGCCAGCCTGTGGAACATCGCCAACATCCTGACGATGATCCGGCTCGTGCTGGTGCCGGGGTTCGTCCTGCTGCTGCTCGCCGACGGCGGCTACGACCCGGCCTGGCGGGCCTGGGCCTGGGCGGCGTTCGCCGTCGCCATGATCACGGACATCTTCGACGGGCACCTGGCCCGGACGTACAACCTGGTCACGGACTTCGGCAAGATCGCCGACCCCATCGCCGACAAGGCGATCATGGGGTCGGCGCTGATCTGCCTCTCCTGGCTGGGCGACCTCCCGTGGTGGGTGACCGGGTTGATCCTCGGACGGGAGCTCGGGATCACGCTGCTGCGCTTCTGGGTCATCCGCTACGGCGTGATTCCGGCCAGCCGCGGCGGCAAGCTGAAGACGCTGGCCCAGGGCACGGCCGTGGGCATGTACGTCCTCGCACTGACCGGTGCGCTGGCGACGATGCGCTTCTGGGTGATGGCGATCGCGGTCGTGCTGACCGTCGTCACCGGTTTGGACTACATCCGCCAGGCGATCGTGCTCCGACGCCAGGGTCTCGCCGCGGAGCGGGCCGCGCGGTGA
- the rimO gene encoding 30S ribosomal protein S12 methylthiotransferase RimO → MPERRTVALVTLGCARNEVDSEELAGRLAADGWELVEDAADADVAVVNTCGFVEAAKKDSVDALLEANDLKDHGKTQAVVAVGCMAERYGKELAEALPEADGVLGFDDYADISNRLQLILSGGSVEAHTPRDRRQLLPISPAARQSADVALPGHAQAPAEEPAEAPADLPEGVAPASGPRAPLRRRLDNSPVASVKLASGCDRRCSFCAIPSFRGSFISRRPADVLGETRWLAEQGVKEIMLVSENNTSYGKDLGDIRLLETLLPELAAVDGIERVRVSYLQPAEMRPGLIDVLTSTPKVVPYFDLSFQHSAPDVLRAMRRFGDTDRFLELLDTIRSKAPQAGVRSNFIVGFPGETEADFAELERFLTHARLDAIGVFGYSDEDGTEAVTYENKLDEDTIAERLAHMQRLAEELTAQRAEERIGETLEVLVETVVPFDEAEEGEGAYGRAAHQAPETDGQVVFTDGTGLVPGRIVTAKVVGTLGVDLVAEPLGLDFEEAAG, encoded by the coding sequence ATGCCCGAACGCCGTACCGTCGCCCTTGTCACTCTTGGCTGCGCCCGTAACGAGGTGGACTCGGAGGAGCTCGCAGGCCGCTTGGCGGCGGATGGCTGGGAGCTCGTCGAGGACGCCGCCGACGCGGACGTAGCCGTCGTCAACACCTGTGGCTTCGTCGAAGCCGCCAAGAAGGACTCCGTAGACGCCCTGCTGGAAGCCAACGATCTCAAGGATCACGGCAAGACCCAGGCCGTCGTCGCCGTCGGCTGCATGGCCGAGCGCTACGGCAAGGAGCTCGCCGAGGCCCTTCCCGAGGCCGACGGGGTCCTCGGCTTCGACGACTACGCCGACATCTCCAACCGCCTCCAGCTCATCCTCAGCGGCGGCAGTGTCGAAGCCCACACCCCGCGCGACCGCCGCCAGCTGCTGCCGATCAGCCCCGCCGCCCGCCAGTCCGCCGACGTCGCCCTCCCCGGGCACGCCCAGGCGCCCGCCGAGGAGCCCGCCGAGGCCCCCGCGGACCTGCCCGAAGGTGTCGCGCCCGCCTCCGGTCCGCGCGCCCCGCTGCGCCGCCGTCTGGACAACAGCCCGGTGGCCTCGGTCAAGCTGGCCTCCGGCTGCGACCGGCGCTGCTCGTTCTGCGCCATCCCGTCCTTCCGCGGGTCCTTCATCTCCCGCCGCCCCGCCGACGTGCTGGGCGAGACCCGCTGGCTCGCCGAGCAGGGCGTCAAGGAGATCATGCTGGTCTCCGAGAACAACACCTCGTACGGCAAGGACCTCGGCGACATCCGCCTGCTGGAGACCCTGCTGCCCGAGCTCGCCGCCGTCGACGGCATCGAGCGCGTCCGGGTCAGCTACCTCCAGCCCGCCGAGATGCGCCCGGGCCTGATCGACGTGCTGACCTCGACCCCCAAGGTCGTGCCGTACTTCGACCTGTCCTTCCAGCACTCCGCCCCCGACGTGCTGCGCGCCATGCGCCGCTTCGGTGACACCGACCGCTTCCTGGAGCTGCTGGACACCATCCGCTCCAAGGCCCCGCAGGCCGGTGTCCGCTCGAACTTCATCGTCGGCTTCCCCGGCGAGACGGAAGCCGACTTCGCCGAGCTGGAGCGTTTCCTCACCCACGCCCGCCTCGACGCGATCGGCGTCTTCGGCTACTCCGACGAGGACGGCACCGAGGCCGTCACCTACGAGAACAAGCTGGACGAGGACACGATCGCCGAGCGCCTGGCGCACATGCAGCGGCTCGCCGAGGAGCTCACCGCCCAGCGTGCGGAGGAGCGGATCGGCGAGACCCTGGAAGTGCTCGTGGAGACGGTCGTCCCGTTCGACGAGGCCGAGGAGGGCGAGGGTGCCTACGGGCGCGCCGCGCACCAGGCTCCCGAAACCGACGGCCAGGTCGTCTTCACCGACGGCACGGGCCTGGTCCCCGGGCGTATCGTCACGGCGAAGGTCGTCGGCACCCTGGGAGTGGACCTGGTGGCCGAGCCCCTGGGCCTGGACTTTGAGGAGGCGGCCGGATGA
- a CDS encoding helix-turn-helix domain-containing protein: protein MSIGNSNSPEEERPSTDDRSEDRLVERSVEEPSIGTALKKARIAAGLTVDEVSSITRVRIPIVHAIEEDDFTRCGGDVYARGHIRTLARAVHLDPAPLVESYDAAHGGRPAPTPAAPMFEAERIRPERQRPNWTAAMVAAIVAVIGFVGFTAFSGDAEKEKRPVAEGSASPKPAPKQTGGKPAAQPSQVPPAAKPEPSDSAIAAAPKDLVTVVLTADTGESWISAKDSTGRLLFDGTLVQGESKTFTDKESVDLVLGDAGVVKLFVNGKEIKDDFQPGQVERLTYTKEDPSQGQPQAG from the coding sequence GTGTCCATCGGCAACTCCAACTCCCCCGAAGAAGAGCGGCCTTCGACCGACGACCGGTCCGAGGACCGTCTCGTCGAACGTTCCGTCGAAGAGCCGTCCATCGGGACGGCCCTCAAGAAGGCCCGGATCGCCGCCGGGCTCACAGTCGACGAGGTCAGTTCCATCACCCGCGTGCGCATCCCGATCGTGCACGCGATCGAAGAGGACGACTTCACGCGGTGCGGCGGCGACGTCTACGCCCGCGGCCACATCCGTACGCTCGCCCGCGCCGTCCACCTCGACCCGGCACCCCTGGTCGAGAGCTACGACGCGGCCCACGGCGGCCGGCCGGCACCCACCCCCGCCGCGCCGATGTTCGAAGCCGAGCGGATCCGCCCCGAGCGGCAGCGGCCCAACTGGACCGCGGCCATGGTCGCCGCCATCGTCGCCGTGATCGGCTTCGTCGGCTTCACCGCCTTCAGCGGCGACGCCGAGAAGGAAAAGCGCCCGGTGGCGGAAGGATCCGCCTCCCCCAAGCCCGCACCCAAGCAGACCGGCGGCAAGCCGGCCGCGCAGCCCTCCCAGGTCCCGCCGGCCGCCAAGCCGGAGCCCTCGGACAGTGCCATCGCCGCCGCACCCAAGGATCTCGTCACCGTCGTCCTGACGGCCGACACGGGCGAGAGCTGGATCTCCGCGAAGGACTCCACGGGCCGGCTCCTCTTCGACGGCACCCTCGTCCAGGGCGAGTCGAAGACCTTCACGGACAAGGAGTCCGTCGACCTCGTGCTCGGCGACGCCGGGGTCGTGAAGCTCTTCGTGAACGGCAAGGAGATCAAGGACGACTTCCAGCCGGGTCAGGTGGAACGCCTCACATACACCAAGGAAGACCCCTCCCAGGGCCAGCCGCAGGCGGGCTGA
- a CDS encoding FtsK/SpoIIIE family DNA translocase: MASSTSGKGSPSAAGTAKGRTGRTTAPAKKAAPARKPPAKKAAAARRAPARKAAAKPVPSPTSGVLRLVRALWLGCAHAVGAVFRGIGQGARNLDPAHRKDGVALLLLALALIVAAGTWSNLSGPVGDLVTMLITGLFGRLDLLVPILLGVMAVRFIRHPEQTDANGRIGIGLSALVIGVLGLVHIACGAPGRDEGTTAMQNAGGLIGWGASKPLIFTMGAPLAVPMLVLLTIFGLLVVTATPVNAIPQRLRRLGIRLGIIAPNEYDEGYGEADAGPAVRHDPDRWRARSGAGDPADAAEEEALARRRRPRKAAARPAIDREMDAVDVAAAAAAALDGAVYGGMPPSPLVADLTQGIAAERDGVEATAPVPTARGERSARPASPAAAAEPAEQPHATTAAASGTLAVPDLTKAPPEAQPLPPRAEQLQLRGDITYSLPSLDLLEKGGPGKTRSAANDAVVASLRNVFTEFKVDADVTGFTRGPTVTRYEVTLGAAVKVERITALTKNIAYAVASPDVRIISPIPGKSAVGIEIPNTDREMVNLGDVLRLADAAEDDHPMLVALGKDVEGGYVMANLAKMPHVLVAGATGSGKSSCINCLITSIMVRATPEDVRMVLVDPKRVELTAYEGIPHLITPIITNPKRAAEALQWVVREMDLRYDDLAAFGYRHIDDFNQAIRDGKIKLPPGSERELSPYPYLLVIVDELADLMMVAPRDVEDSIVRITQLARAAGIHLVLATQRPSVDVVTGLIKANVPSRLAFATSSLADSRVILDQPGAEKLIGKGDGLFLPMGANKPVRLQGAFVTEDEIAGIVQHCKDQMAPVFRDDVTVGQKQKKEIDEDIGDDLDLLCQAAELVVTTQFGSTSMLQRKLRVGFAKAGRLMDLMESRGIVGPSEGSKARDVLLKADELDGVLAVIRGETHS, translated from the coding sequence ATGGCCTCAAGTACGTCCGGCAAGGGTTCCCCGAGCGCTGCGGGCACCGCGAAGGGCCGCACCGGCCGTACGACGGCGCCCGCCAAGAAGGCGGCCCCCGCACGCAAGCCCCCGGCGAAGAAGGCCGCGGCCGCCAGGCGCGCCCCGGCCAGGAAGGCGGCGGCGAAGCCCGTGCCGTCCCCGACGAGCGGCGTGCTGCGACTGGTGCGGGCCCTGTGGCTGGGCTGCGCGCACGCGGTCGGCGCGGTCTTCCGCGGGATCGGCCAGGGGGCCAGGAACCTCGACCCCGCCCACCGCAAGGACGGCGTCGCGCTGCTGCTCCTCGCCCTCGCGCTGATCGTCGCCGCCGGTACCTGGTCGAACCTGAGCGGTCCCGTCGGGGACCTGGTGACCATGCTGATCACCGGCCTCTTCGGACGGCTGGACCTGCTCGTGCCGATACTGCTCGGCGTCATGGCGGTACGTTTCATCCGCCACCCCGAACAGACCGACGCCAACGGCCGGATCGGCATCGGGCTGTCCGCCCTCGTCATCGGCGTCCTCGGCCTGGTCCACATCGCCTGCGGAGCACCCGGCCGTGACGAGGGCACCACCGCCATGCAGAACGCCGGCGGGCTCATCGGCTGGGGCGCCTCCAAGCCGCTGATCTTCACCATGGGCGCGCCGCTGGCCGTGCCCATGCTGGTGCTGCTGACGATCTTCGGGCTGCTCGTGGTCACCGCGACCCCGGTCAACGCGATCCCGCAGCGGCTGCGCCGACTGGGCATCCGGCTCGGCATCATCGCCCCGAACGAGTACGACGAGGGCTACGGGGAGGCCGACGCAGGCCCCGCCGTCCGGCACGACCCGGACCGGTGGCGGGCCCGCTCGGGGGCCGGCGACCCCGCGGACGCCGCCGAGGAGGAGGCGCTGGCCCGGCGGCGCCGGCCGCGCAAGGCCGCAGCCCGGCCGGCGATCGACCGGGAGATGGACGCCGTCGACGTGGCCGCGGCGGCCGCCGCCGCGCTGGACGGGGCGGTCTACGGCGGAATGCCGCCCTCCCCGCTCGTCGCCGACCTCACGCAGGGGATCGCCGCCGAGCGGGACGGCGTCGAGGCCACCGCTCCGGTGCCGACCGCCCGCGGTGAGCGCTCCGCCCGGCCCGCCTCACCCGCGGCCGCCGCGGAGCCCGCCGAGCAGCCGCACGCCACCACCGCCGCTGCCTCCGGGACGCTGGCGGTGCCGGACCTGACGAAGGCCCCGCCGGAGGCCCAGCCGCTGCCGCCCCGCGCCGAGCAGCTCCAGCTGCGCGGGGACATCACGTACTCCCTGCCCTCGCTGGACCTGCTGGAGAAGGGCGGGCCCGGCAAGACCCGCAGCGCCGCCAACGACGCCGTGGTCGCCTCCCTGCGCAACGTGTTCACGGAGTTCAAGGTGGACGCCGACGTCACCGGCTTCACCCGGGGCCCGACGGTCACCCGCTACGAGGTCACCCTCGGCGCGGCCGTGAAGGTCGAGCGGATCACGGCCCTGACCAAGAACATCGCCTACGCCGTGGCCAGCCCCGACGTGCGGATCATCAGCCCGATCCCGGGCAAGTCCGCCGTCGGCATCGAGATCCCCAACACCGACCGCGAGATGGTCAACCTGGGCGACGTCCTGCGCCTCGCGGACGCGGCCGAGGACGACCACCCGATGCTGGTCGCGCTCGGCAAGGACGTCGAGGGCGGCTACGTCATGGCCAACCTCGCCAAGATGCCGCACGTGCTGGTCGCCGGAGCCACCGGCTCCGGCAAGTCCTCCTGCATCAACTGCCTGATCACCTCGATCATGGTCCGGGCCACCCCGGAGGACGTCCGGATGGTCCTCGTCGACCCCAAGCGGGTCGAGCTGACGGCGTACGAGGGCATCCCGCACCTGATCACGCCGATCATCACCAACCCCAAGCGGGCCGCCGAGGCGCTCCAGTGGGTCGTGCGCGAGATGGACCTGCGCTACGACGACCTGGCGGCCTTCGGCTACCGGCACATCGACGACTTCAACCAGGCCATCCGGGACGGGAAGATCAAACTCCCGCCGGGCAGCGAGCGGGAGCTCAGCCCCTACCCGTACCTGCTGGTGATCGTCGACGAGCTGGCCGACCTGATGATGGTGGCCCCGCGCGACGTCGAGGACTCGATCGTCCGCATCACCCAGCTGGCCCGCGCCGCCGGCATCCACCTGGTGCTCGCCACCCAGCGGCCCTCGGTGGACGTGGTCACCGGCCTGATCAAGGCGAACGTGCCCTCACGCCTCGCCTTCGCCACCTCCTCCCTCGCCGACAGCCGGGTCATCCTCGACCAGCCCGGCGCCGAGAAGCTCATCGGCAAGGGCGACGGGCTGTTCCTGCCGATGGGCGCGAACAAGCCCGTCCGCCTCCAGGGCGCCTTCGTCACCGAGGACGAGATCGCCGGGATCGTCCAGCACTGCAAGGACCAGATGGCGCCGGTCTTCCGGGACGACGTCACCGTCGGGCAGAAGCAGAAGAAGGAGATCGACGAGGACATCGGCGACGACCTGGACCTGCTGTGCCAGGCGGCGGAGCTCGTCGTCACCACGCAGTTCGGCTCCACCTCGATGCTCCAGCGCAAGCTGCGGGTGGGCTTCGCGAAGGCCGGGCGGCTCATGGACCTCATGGAGTCGCGGGGCATCGTCGGCCCGAGCGAGGGTTCGAAGGCGCGCGACGTCCTGCTGAAGGCCGACGAGCTGGACGGGGTGCTCGCGGTCATCCGCGGCGAGACGCATTCGTAG
- a CDS encoding response regulator, which yields MVQKAKILLVDDRPENLLALEAILSALDQTLVRASSGEEALKALLTDDFAVILLDVQMPGMDGFETAAHIKRRERTRDIPIIFLTAINHGPHHTFRGYAAGAVDYISKPFDPWVLRAKVSVFVELYTKNCQLREQAALLRLQLEGGGSNGVDAGKETAGLLAELSARLAAVEEQAEALTKQLGEDSADAGVVATAAHLERKLTGLRRALDALEPGSAGGAPALPSQN from the coding sequence ATGGTGCAGAAGGCCAAGATCCTCCTGGTCGACGACCGGCCGGAGAATCTGCTGGCGTTGGAGGCCATCCTCTCCGCGCTCGATCAGACACTGGTCCGGGCGTCGTCGGGGGAGGAGGCGCTCAAAGCGCTGCTCACGGACGATTTCGCGGTCATCCTGCTGGATGTGCAGATGCCGGGTATGGACGGGTTCGAGACGGCCGCGCACATCAAGCGGCGGGAACGGACCCGGGACATCCCGATCATCTTCCTCACCGCGATCAACCACGGTCCGCACCACACCTTCCGCGGTTACGCGGCGGGTGCGGTCGACTACATCTCCAAGCCCTTCGACCCGTGGGTGCTGCGGGCGAAGGTCTCCGTCTTCGTGGAGCTGTACACGAAGAACTGCCAACTGCGGGAGCAGGCCGCCCTGCTGAGGCTCCAGCTGGAGGGCGGCGGCTCGAACGGCGTGGACGCCGGCAAGGAGACGGCGGGCCTGCTGGCCGAGCTCTCCGCGCGGCTCGCGGCGGTCGAGGAGCAGGCCGAAGCGCTGACCAAGCAGCTCGGCGAGGATTCGGCCGACGCCGGGGTCGTGGCGACCGCGGCCCATCTGGAACGCAAACTCACCGGACTGCGGCGGGCGCTCGACGCCCTGGAGCCCGGCAGCGCCGGAGGGGCTCCGGCACTTCCCTCGCAGAACTGA